One genomic region from Mycobacteriales bacterium encodes:
- a CDS encoding (2Fe-2S)-binding protein has product MGAFFAVETHDAGTSPSAPWRPLRELLDQPRRLDERVHSVRAALAGGGPVARIELRVAASITHLGVVARLLAPTIGAAALGLERAALGSDDLWWQDQLGGPFPLSIVDFTSGDAGPLVGSAVEAITVATAACYALSPQVLWGNVASAANSAAALIAGARPDDAHRAYAAADRVLADPRIEGGQRHAGPSFRRNSCCLIYRIADTKSAVCGDCVLVRS; this is encoded by the coding sequence TTGGGTGCCTTTTTCGCGGTCGAGACACACGACGCCGGCACGAGCCCGAGCGCGCCGTGGCGACCACTGCGAGAGCTGCTGGACCAACCGAGGCGGTTGGACGAGCGTGTCCACTCGGTACGGGCCGCCCTTGCCGGCGGCGGACCGGTCGCGCGGATCGAACTCAGGGTCGCTGCGTCGATCACCCACCTCGGCGTGGTCGCCCGACTCCTCGCACCAACCATCGGCGCCGCTGCGCTCGGACTCGAGCGAGCGGCCCTCGGCTCAGACGACCTGTGGTGGCAGGACCAGCTCGGCGGCCCATTTCCGCTGTCAATCGTCGACTTCACGAGCGGCGACGCCGGCCCCTTGGTCGGTTCGGCTGTCGAAGCGATCACCGTGGCTACCGCGGCGTGCTACGCCCTGTCGCCACAGGTGCTTTGGGGCAACGTCGCGTCGGCCGCGAACAGCGCGGCCGCTCTGATCGCCGGCGCACGACCCGACGATGCCCACCGTGCCTACGCTGCAGCCGACCGTGTGTTGGCCGACCCGAGAATCGAGGGCGGACAACGCCACGCCGGGCCGTCATTCCGTCGCAACAGTTGCTGCTTGATCTACCGCATCGCCGACACCAAGTCCGCCGTATGCGGGGATTGCGTTCTCGTTCGGTCTTAG
- a CDS encoding CbtA family protein — protein sequence MEIRIILRGALAGFVAGVLGFVFAKIFAEPTINKAIAYESGRDDVLNALAKAAGRPVSPDGPEVFSRTIQSTIGIASGIVAFSTAMGALVAVAYVVMHGRFQIRPRKLAWLITAFGFLGVYLLPFVKYPANPPAVGHTFTIATRGQLYLAMVAGSLILLGLAVYAARRLTARFGLLTATVLAAVGFLVAFGLLIGLLPSLGDLSANVAHANQFGYARAATETPQPITNVLSTPLTIDGKTIAPGQIAYPGFDPDLLWKFRWYSIINQLLIWTTIALVFGGLLERFVLGPSKLATKAAAPEPAAVG from the coding sequence ATGGAGATCCGCATCATCCTGCGTGGCGCGCTGGCTGGATTCGTTGCCGGCGTGCTCGGCTTCGTGTTCGCGAAAATCTTCGCCGAGCCGACAATCAACAAGGCGATCGCCTACGAATCCGGTCGCGACGACGTCCTCAACGCTCTGGCCAAGGCGGCCGGGCGCCCCGTCTCTCCGGACGGTCCGGAGGTCTTCTCCCGCACCATCCAGTCCACGATCGGCATCGCGTCCGGCATCGTCGCGTTCTCCACGGCGATGGGCGCACTCGTCGCGGTCGCCTACGTCGTCATGCACGGCCGCTTCCAGATCCGGCCCCGCAAGCTGGCCTGGCTGATCACCGCGTTCGGATTCCTCGGCGTCTACCTGCTGCCCTTCGTGAAGTACCCGGCCAACCCGCCCGCCGTCGGGCACACGTTCACGATTGCGACCCGCGGCCAGCTGTACCTGGCGATGGTGGCCGGCTCGCTGATCCTGCTCGGCCTCGCCGTATACGCAGCTCGCCGGCTCACGGCCCGGTTCGGTCTGCTCACCGCGACCGTGTTGGCCGCGGTCGGATTCCTCGTTGCGTTCGGGTTGTTGATCGGCCTGCTGCCCTCGCTGGGCGACCTGTCGGCGAACGTCGCCCACGCGAACCAGTTCGGCTACGCCCGCGCCGCGACCGAGACACCGCAGCCGATCACCAACGTCCTGTCCACGCCGTTGACGATCGACGGCAAGACGATCGCGCCCGGCCAGATCGCCTACCCCGGCTTCGACCCCGACCTGCTGTGGAAGTTCCGCTGGTACTCGATCATCAACCAGCTCCTCATCTGGACCACCATCGCGCTCGTCTTCGGCGGCTTGCTCGAACGCTTCGTGCTCGGACCGTCCAAGCTCGCCACGAAAGCCGCTGCTCCCGAGCCGGCAGCGGTCGGATAG
- a CDS encoding CbtB-domain containing protein, giving the protein MSSISLPNRKPKVAVSPEAISTGRVALILGITIFLALAVYYFVGIDEGVTSLFGKSMVIHEWVHDSRHFLGFPCH; this is encoded by the coding sequence GTGTCGAGCATCTCGCTCCCCAACCGCAAGCCCAAGGTCGCCGTATCACCCGAAGCGATCTCCACGGGGCGCGTGGCTCTCATTCTCGGCATCACGATCTTCCTCGCGCTGGCCGTCTACTACTTCGTCGGCATCGACGAGGGCGTGACCTCCCTGTTCGGAAAGAGCATGGTCATCCACGAGTGGGTGCACGACTCGCGGCACTTCCTCGGCTTCCCCTGCCACTGA